In one Nitrososphaera viennensis EN76 genomic region, the following are encoded:
- a CDS encoding MaoC family dehydratase, producing MKFGEFAVGQEFSASTTISEADFNAYISFARTRNVLHENRELAEKEGIKGTLVPGRAVIARAEGEMTRLPAFSDCMMLLYGMDGDPEWAGRQTRFLGEVYAGDTLDVRYRIASKKEEKGYGILRVDYEISRSGKTVVVSRGNLYRIKI from the coding sequence ATGAAGTTTGGTGAGTTTGCCGTCGGCCAGGAATTTTCCGCGTCCACGACGATAAGCGAGGCCGACTTTAACGCGTACATCTCTTTTGCACGCACGAGAAACGTCCTGCACGAAAACCGCGAGCTTGCGGAAAAGGAGGGCATCAAGGGCACGCTCGTACCGGGCAGGGCGGTCATCGCAAGGGCTGAGGGCGAGATGACGCGCCTACCTGCATTTTCTGACTGCATGATGCTCCTGTACGGGATGGACGGCGACCCAGAGTGGGCAGGGCGCCAGACGCGTTTTCTGGGAGAGGTGTACGCAGGCGACACGCTTGACGTCAGGTACAGGATTGCATCAAAAAAAGAGGAGAAGGGATATGGGATATTGCGGGTCGACTATGAGATAAGCCGCTCCGGGAAAACCGTTGTCGTGTCGCGGGGCAACCTGTACCGGATAAAGATCTGA
- a CDS encoding peptidylprolyl isomerase, with translation MPTAKIQTKHGDIAIEFFPDVAPKHVENFRKLASSGFFDGTLFHRIVPGFVIQGGDPLTKSAANKGRWGTGGPGWSVKAEFNKTKHSRGVLSMARAMDPNSAGSQFFIVLKDSNFLDGQYTVFGKVTSGMDVVDKIAALKTDANDAPADPEQARMVKVTYSD, from the coding sequence ATGCCAACTGCCAAGATTCAGACAAAGCACGGCGACATCGCGATCGAGTTCTTCCCCGACGTTGCACCCAAGCACGTCGAGAATTTCAGAAAGCTTGCCTCTAGCGGCTTTTTCGATGGCACGCTCTTCCACAGGATAGTGCCCGGGTTTGTGATCCAGGGAGGCGACCCTCTGACAAAGAGCGCGGCAAACAAGGGCCGGTGGGGAACAGGCGGCCCGGGATGGAGCGTAAAAGCCGAGTTCAACAAGACCAAGCACTCGCGGGGAGTGCTGTCGATGGCCCGGGCGATGGACCCAAACAGCGCCGGCTCGCAGTTCTTTATCGTCCTGAAGGACTCTAACTTTCTCGACGGCCAGTACACCGTCTTTGGCAAGGTGACATCCGGCATGGACGTTGTCGACAAGATTGCAGCCCTGAAAACGGACGCAAACGATGCGCCGGCAGACCCCGA
- the dinB gene encoding DNA polymerase IV, translating to MKHFVGCAGWRFGNFYPQALAPREYLSHYSRVFDVVEVGVPATYEHSFWRWAHETPEGFRFVVRIPEQAAAEEDSVELGNLLEAFRPIEEKTLAVVIRTPQGLTLQDGRRWLDRVLATSTYHGYSAILDFAHPSWFQDTTYNVLRRHGAAMYWRSGRNVQEAAVAITSDFIFLRLSGNAGNWKAEFEMALKEAGQDGQVDMSIIIADSPGGANAALTHLGLPERKYAGPMPAPALPVPAPRWSPGSRMILCVDLNAFYPSCEELREPALKGRPHAVIMTDQPAGKITRGVVSSCSYEARRFGVRSAMPLARALALCPDMDLRPVDIAYYKQVSEKVMEVLSGFADVIEQASIDEAFLDCTARAAAGDASPYEYASSIKRAIRERCGLSVSIGVAPSKSAAKIASDFKKPDDITVAYPDRLQDFLAPLEVGRISGIGPKTQQELKKIGIATIGQLAACDVQKLTSRFGSRNGLWMWQVATGADSDPVVPREDHVSISTEHSLEVHAKGRKEVLAELTALSDELYARVAGHGYLFRTVGAKIVRADFSIETREMSYQGPQQRRESILAAIPQLVDRFDLDAPVRKVGLRVTNLSHPGRQEAQRTLLDFFAGQGG from the coding sequence TTGAAGCATTTCGTCGGGTGCGCAGGGTGGAGGTTTGGCAACTTTTACCCGCAGGCGCTTGCGCCAAGGGAGTACCTTTCCCACTATTCCCGGGTGTTTGACGTCGTCGAGGTGGGCGTGCCGGCCACCTACGAGCACTCGTTCTGGAGGTGGGCGCACGAGACGCCAGAGGGCTTTCGCTTTGTCGTCAGGATACCAGAGCAGGCAGCAGCAGAAGAGGATAGCGTCGAGCTTGGAAACCTGCTTGAAGCTTTCAGGCCGATAGAGGAAAAGACGCTTGCGGTGGTGATAAGGACGCCGCAGGGCCTCACACTTCAGGACGGGCGGCGCTGGCTTGACAGAGTGCTTGCCACCTCCACCTACCACGGCTACTCGGCAATCCTCGACTTTGCCCACCCCTCATGGTTTCAAGACACCACGTACAACGTACTGAGGAGGCACGGCGCGGCCATGTACTGGAGGAGTGGAAGGAACGTACAAGAAGCTGCTGTCGCCATCACGTCGGATTTCATTTTTCTCAGGCTTTCAGGCAACGCCGGCAACTGGAAGGCCGAGTTTGAAATGGCCCTCAAAGAAGCGGGGCAGGATGGGCAGGTTGACATGTCGATAATAATCGCAGACAGCCCGGGCGGCGCAAACGCCGCGCTCACGCACCTTGGCCTGCCAGAGCGCAAGTACGCCGGCCCCATGCCTGCCCCTGCCCTGCCCGTGCCTGCGCCAAGGTGGTCCCCAGGCAGCAGGATGATCCTCTGCGTCGACCTCAACGCCTTTTACCCTTCCTGCGAGGAGCTGCGCGAGCCGGCCCTCAAGGGCAGGCCGCACGCCGTGATAATGACTGACCAGCCTGCCGGCAAGATAACGCGCGGCGTGGTATCGTCCTGCTCGTACGAGGCGCGCAGGTTTGGCGTCAGGTCGGCCATGCCGCTTGCAAGGGCGCTGGCGCTGTGCCCCGATATGGACCTCCGGCCAGTCGACATTGCGTACTACAAGCAAGTGTCCGAGAAGGTGATGGAAGTCCTTTCAGGGTTTGCAGACGTGATAGAGCAGGCAAGCATAGACGAGGCGTTCCTGGACTGCACGGCAAGGGCCGCTGCCGGCGACGCAAGCCCCTACGAGTACGCGTCGTCGATCAAGAGGGCGATAAGGGAGAGGTGCGGCCTTTCAGTCTCGATAGGAGTGGCGCCTTCCAAGTCGGCGGCCAAGATAGCGTCTGATTTCAAAAAGCCTGACGACATCACCGTGGCCTATCCTGACAGGCTGCAGGATTTCCTTGCGCCTCTCGAGGTAGGCAGGATCTCAGGCATCGGCCCCAAGACCCAGCAGGAGCTGAAAAAGATAGGCATCGCAACCATAGGCCAGCTTGCGGCATGCGACGTGCAAAAGCTGACGTCGCGCTTTGGCAGCAGAAACGGCCTGTGGATGTGGCAGGTGGCAACAGGCGCAGACAGCGACCCCGTCGTTCCAAGGGAGGACCACGTCTCGATAAGCACGGAGCACAGCCTTGAAGTACATGCAAAGGGCAGAAAGGAGGTCCTTGCAGAACTGACCGCCCTTTCTGACGAGCTGTACGCCAGGGTGGCAGGGCATGGCTACCTGTTTCGCACGGTGGGCGCAAAGATAGTCAGGGCCGACTTTTCCATCGAGACGAGAGAGATGTCGTACCAGGGTCCGCAGCAGAGGCGCGAGAGCATCCTTGCGGCAATTCCGCAGCTGGTCGACAGGTTTGACCTTGACGCGCCGGTCCGAAAGGTCGGCCTGCGCGTCACCAACCTGAGCCACCCCGGGAGGCAGGAGGCGCAGCGGACGCTCCTTGACTTTTTTGCAGGACAGGGAGGGTGA
- a CDS encoding acyl-CoA dehydrogenase family protein, with the protein MPDYYYSDISEMNFKVSKKQQEFLGGIDAACREIRPYEDEAYLAERLNDKVVPVFGRIGMLGCPISKRYGGLGLDMLTYALAIERIGQEGSSLRTFFSAHISIGQLVLQGWGNEEQKKEYLPDTATGKKVMAFALTEPAAGSDPAAMTTTFEETPEGFLLKGKKHWIGNGTFAGVMTTYAKDPSTGRVSAFIVDGDAKGLRVEEMKNKMGLFTVKNAEIYFDRCTVPKKNLLGRKGRGLSIAYSALIDGRLSVAAGAVGVMEDCLAEAVAYAKSRHQHGGPLAKKQLVQEHIARIAVDIESSRWLVYRAAAARQKLHEYVEGLKENEKWLGRLGRQNREYAALRWEADRLAAIAKFHASNRSFECANRSVQVFGSAGYRKTARVARHFLDSRATIIYEGANEVLELKIASGVLGDEYAAY; encoded by the coding sequence GTGCCTGACTATTATTATTCTGACATTTCCGAGATGAATTTCAAAGTTTCGAAAAAGCAGCAAGAGTTTTTGGGCGGGATCGACGCGGCATGCAGGGAGATAAGGCCGTACGAGGACGAGGCGTACCTTGCAGAGAGGCTCAACGACAAGGTCGTCCCGGTGTTTGGCAGGATAGGGATGCTCGGCTGCCCGATATCAAAAAGATACGGCGGCCTTGGCCTTGACATGCTCACCTACGCGCTTGCCATCGAAAGGATAGGGCAGGAGGGGAGCTCGCTTCGCACGTTCTTTTCCGCGCACATTTCCATCGGTCAGCTGGTGCTGCAGGGGTGGGGCAATGAAGAGCAGAAAAAAGAGTACCTGCCCGACACTGCCACCGGCAAAAAGGTTATGGCGTTTGCACTCACAGAGCCGGCGGCCGGAAGCGACCCGGCGGCAATGACGACGACGTTTGAGGAAACGCCGGAAGGGTTTTTGTTGAAAGGCAAAAAGCATTGGATTGGAAACGGCACGTTTGCCGGCGTCATGACGACGTACGCCAAGGACCCTTCCACGGGCAGGGTGTCGGCCTTTATCGTCGACGGCGATGCAAAGGGACTCAGGGTGGAAGAGATGAAAAACAAGATGGGCCTTTTCACGGTCAAAAACGCCGAGATCTATTTTGACAGGTGCACAGTCCCGAAAAAGAACCTGCTTGGCAGAAAGGGCCGGGGCCTGAGCATCGCGTACAGCGCGCTAATCGACGGCAGGCTCAGCGTGGCCGCCGGCGCGGTCGGAGTCATGGAGGACTGCCTTGCTGAAGCAGTGGCGTACGCCAAGTCGCGCCACCAGCACGGAGGGCCGCTTGCTAAAAAGCAGCTTGTACAGGAGCACATTGCAAGGATTGCAGTCGATATTGAAAGCTCGCGCTGGCTTGTTTACAGGGCGGCAGCTGCAAGGCAGAAGCTCCATGAATACGTCGAAGGCTTGAAAGAAAATGAAAAATGGCTCGGCAGGCTTGGCAGGCAGAACAGAGAATACGCGGCGCTCAGGTGGGAGGCAGACAGGCTTGCCGCCATTGCAAAATTCCATGCAAGTAACCGCTCGTTTGAATGCGCCAACAGGTCGGTGCAGGTGTTCGGCTCTGCAGGATACAGGAAAACCGCCCGCGTTGCGCGCCACTTTCTTGACTCGCGCGCAACTATTATCTACGAGGGCGCAAACGAGGTGCTGGAGCTCAAGATAGCGTCAGGCGTTCTAGGTGACGAGTATGCGGCGTACTAG
- a CDS encoding ABC transporter ATP-binding protein produces MDAGAKRFLYQQILWLGIYFAISIVITMFIDFPYSLMVLLPIIFGLAYYRRYRFMKQVGGRQGSLFGNPFGQKDGEGSSSINYYCISCGTKHNKVSCPNCGSKMKKAGF; encoded by the coding sequence ATGGACGCAGGCGCAAAGCGGTTCCTGTACCAGCAGATCCTCTGGCTTGGAATCTACTTTGCAATAAGCATCGTGATCACCATGTTCATCGACTTTCCGTACTCGCTCATGGTGCTGCTGCCAATCATCTTTGGCCTTGCGTACTATCGCAGGTACCGCTTTATGAAGCAGGTCGGCGGCCGGCAGGGCTCGCTGTTTGGAAACCCCTTTGGCCAGAAGGATGGCGAAGGTAGCAGCAGTATCAACTATTACTGCATCAGCTGCGGCACCAAGCACAACAAGGTGTCGTGCCCAAACTGCGGCTCCAAGATGAAAAAGGCAGGGTTCTAG